From the genome of Cytobacillus firmus, one region includes:
- the rpmC gene encoding 50S ribosomal protein L29 translates to MKANEIRDLTTAEIEQKVKSLKEELFNLRFQLATGQLENTARIREVRKAIARMKTVIREREIGFSK, encoded by the coding sequence ATGAAAGCTAATGAAATTCGTGACCTTACCACTGCCGAAATTGAACAAAAAGTAAAATCATTAAAAGAAGAGCTTTTCAACCTTCGCTTTCAATTGGCGACTGGACAACTTGAAAACACAGCTCGCATTCGTGAAGTACGCAAAGCGATTGCCCGCATGAAAACTGTTATTCGTGAAAGAGAAATCGGCTTTAGCAAGTGA
- the rplN gene encoding 50S ribosomal protein L14, which yields MIQQESRLKVADNSGAREVLTIKVLGGSGRKTANIGDVIVCTVKQATPGGVVKKGDVVKAVVVRTKSGVRRNDGTYIRFDENACVIIRDDKGPRGTRIFGPVARELRENNFMKIVSLAPEVL from the coding sequence ATGATTCAACAAGAATCACGTTTAAAAGTTGCTGACAACTCTGGTGCTCGTGAAGTACTTACAATCAAAGTTCTTGGTGGCTCTGGCCGCAAAACTGCTAACATCGGTGATGTTATCGTTTGTACAGTGAAACAAGCAACACCAGGTGGCGTTGTTAAAAAAGGTGATGTTGTTAAAGCGGTAGTTGTTCGTACTAAGAGCGGTGTACGCCGTAATGACGGTACTTACATTCGTTTCGATGAAAACGCATGTGTAATTATTCGTGATGACAAAGGACCACGCGGAACTCGTATCTTCGGACCGGTTGCCCGTGAACTACGTGAAAACAACTTCATGAAAATTGTATCTTTAGCTCCAGAAGTATTATAA
- the rplC gene encoding 50S ribosomal protein L3, which yields MTKGILGRKIGMTQVFAENGDLIPVTVVEAAANVVLQKKSVETDGYEAIQIGFEDKRDKLSNKPEKGHVAKANTAPKRFVREFRGADLGQYEVGQEVKVDIFAEGDTVDVTGISKGKGFQGAIKRHGQSRGPMAHGSRYHRRPGSMGPVAPNRVFKGKLLPGRMGGEQVTVQNLEIVKVDVERNLLLIKGNVPGARKALVKIKSAVKA from the coding sequence ATGACCAAAGGAATCTTAGGAAGAAAGATTGGTATGACTCAAGTATTTGCTGAAAACGGTGATCTTATCCCGGTAACAGTAGTTGAGGCAGCTGCTAACGTTGTTCTTCAAAAGAAATCAGTTGAAACTGATGGATATGAAGCAATCCAGATTGGATTTGAAGACAAGCGCGACAAGTTGTCCAACAAACCTGAAAAAGGGCATGTTGCTAAAGCAAACACTGCTCCTAAGCGCTTCGTACGCGAATTCCGCGGAGCTGATTTAGGACAATATGAAGTTGGTCAAGAAGTCAAAGTTGATATTTTCGCAGAAGGCGATACTGTTGATGTAACAGGAATTTCAAAAGGTAAAGGTTTCCAGGGTGCCATCAAGCGCCACGGACAATCTCGCGGGCCTATGGCTCACGGTTCTCGTTACCACCGTCGCCCTGGTTCAATGGGTCCTGTAGCTCCAAACCGTGTATTCAAAGGTAAATTATTACCTGGTCGCATGGGCGGAGAGCAAGTGACTGTACAAAACCTTGAAATCGTTAAAGTTGATGTTGAACGCAACCTTCTTTTGATCAAAGGTAATGTACCTGGTGCCAGAAAAGCATTAGTAAAAATCAAAAGTGCGGTAAAAGCATAA
- the fusA gene encoding elongation factor G, with protein MAREFSLENTRNIGIMAHIDAGKTTTTERVLYYTGRIHKIGETHEGASQMDWMEQEQERGITITSAATTAQWKGHRVNIIDTPGHVDFTVEVERSLRVLDGAVAVLDAQSGVEPQTETVWRQATTYGVPRVVFVNKMDKIGADFLYSLKTLHDRLQANAAAIQLPIGAEDQFEGIIDLIEMKATFYGNDLGTDIEDREIPAEYMDQAEEYREKLIEAVAELDEELMEKYLGGEEITNEELKAAIRKGTVNVEFYPVICGSAFKNKGVQKMLDAVIDYLPSPLDVPSIKGTLPDTEEEVTRPSSDDAPFSALAFKVMTDPYVGKLTFFRVYSGTLNSGSYVQNSTKGKRERVGRILQMHANSREEISVVHAGDIAAAVGLKDTTTGDTLCDEKSLVILESMEFPEPVISLSIEPKSKADQDKMTTALQKLQEEDPTFRAHTDQETGQVIIAGMGELHLDILVDRMRREFKVEANVGAPQVAYRETFRGSAQVEGKFARQSGGRGQFGHVWIEFSPNEEGKGFEFENGIVGGVVPREYIPAVQAGLEDSLERGVLAGFPMVDIKARLFDGSYHDVDSSEMAFKIAASMALKNAASKCNPVILEPVMKVEVVIPEEYMGDIMGDVTSRRGRVEGMEARGNAQVVRAMVPLSEMFGYATSLRSNTQGRGTFSMHFDHYEEVPKSISEEIIKKNKGE; from the coding sequence ATGGCTAGAGAGTTCTCCTTAGAAAATACTCGTAATATCGGTATCATGGCTCACATCGATGCCGGTAAAACAACAACTACTGAGCGTGTACTTTACTACACGGGCCGTATCCACAAAATCGGTGAAACACACGAAGGTGCTTCACAGATGGACTGGATGGAGCAGGAGCAAGAGCGTGGTATCACAATCACTTCTGCTGCGACAACTGCTCAGTGGAAAGGCCACCGAGTTAACATCATTGACACTCCTGGACACGTAGACTTCACAGTTGAAGTTGAACGTTCACTTCGTGTTCTTGATGGTGCGGTAGCTGTACTTGACGCACAGTCAGGTGTTGAGCCGCAAACTGAAACAGTTTGGCGTCAGGCTACTACTTACGGGGTACCACGTGTGGTATTCGTAAACAAAATGGATAAAATCGGTGCAGACTTCTTGTACTCATTGAAGACTCTTCATGATCGTCTTCAAGCGAATGCAGCTGCAATTCAATTACCGATTGGTGCTGAAGATCAATTCGAAGGCATCATCGACTTAATTGAAATGAAAGCTACATTCTACGGAAACGACTTGGGTACTGATATCGAAGACCGTGAAATTCCAGCTGAATACATGGATCAAGCAGAAGAATACCGTGAAAAGCTAATTGAAGCGGTAGCTGAGCTTGATGAAGAATTAATGGAGAAATACCTTGGCGGTGAAGAAATCACTAACGAAGAGCTAAAAGCTGCTATTCGTAAAGGTACAGTAAACGTTGAATTCTACCCAGTTATCTGTGGTTCTGCGTTCAAAAACAAAGGTGTTCAAAAAATGCTTGATGCAGTAATCGACTACCTTCCATCTCCTCTTGATGTACCTTCTATTAAAGGTACACTACCGGATACAGAAGAAGAGGTTACTCGTCCATCAAGCGATGATGCACCATTCTCAGCACTTGCATTTAAAGTTATGACCGACCCTTACGTTGGTAAACTTACATTCTTCCGTGTGTATTCCGGTACATTAAACTCCGGTTCATATGTGCAGAACTCTACTAAAGGAAAGCGTGAGCGTGTAGGACGTATCCTGCAAATGCATGCGAATTCCCGTGAAGAGATCTCAGTAGTACACGCTGGAGATATCGCAGCTGCTGTAGGTCTTAAAGACACTACTACAGGGGATACTCTATGTGATGAAAAGAGTCTTGTTATTCTTGAGTCTATGGAATTCCCAGAGCCGGTTATCTCATTATCTATCGAGCCTAAATCAAAGGCTGACCAAGATAAGATGACAACTGCTCTTCAAAAACTTCAAGAAGAAGATCCTACATTCCGCGCTCATACTGACCAGGAAACTGGACAGGTTATCATCGCGGGTATGGGTGAGCTTCACCTTGATATCCTTGTTGACCGTATGAGACGTGAATTTAAAGTGGAAGCTAACGTAGGTGCTCCTCAGGTTGCATACCGTGAAACTTTCCGTGGTTCAGCTCAGGTTGAAGGTAAATTCGCACGTCAATCCGGTGGACGCGGACAATTCGGTCACGTTTGGATCGAATTCAGTCCTAATGAAGAAGGTAAAGGCTTCGAATTCGAAAACGGAATCGTTGGTGGTGTCGTTCCTCGTGAATACATCCCAGCTGTTCAAGCGGGTCTTGAAGATTCGCTGGAAAGAGGAGTACTTGCCGGATTCCCGATGGTTGACATCAAAGCCCGTTTATTTGACGGTTCTTACCATGATGTTGACTCCTCTGAAATGGCGTTTAAGATTGCTGCATCTATGGCACTTAAAAACGCTGCGTCTAAATGTAACCCTGTAATTCTTGAGCCGGTTATGAAGGTTGAAGTTGTAATCCCTGAAGAATACATGGGAGACATCATGGGTGATGTAACTTCACGCCGTGGACGCGTTGAAGGTATGGAAGCTCGCGGTAACGCACAAGTAGTTCGTGCGATGGTTCCACTATCAGAAATGTTTGGATATGCAACTTCATTGCGTTCTAACACGCAGGGACGCGGTACATTCTCAATGCACTTCGACCACTATGAAGAAGTACCAAAATCAATTTCTGAAGAAATCATCAAAAAAAATAAAGGTGAATAA
- the rpsC gene encoding 30S ribosomal protein S3 has translation MGQKVNPVGLRIGVIRDWESKWYAGKDYADLLHEDLKVREYITKRLSDASVSKVEIERAANRLNITIHTAKPGMVIGKGGTEVEALRKSLNSLTGKRVHINILEIKRADIDAKLVAENIARQLENRVSFRRAQKQTIQRAMRAGAKGIKTMVSGRLGGADIARSESYSEGTVPLHTLRADIDYATAEADTTYGKLGVKVWIYRGEVLPTKKKTGEGGK, from the coding sequence GTGGGTCAAAAAGTAAATCCAGTCGGTTTGCGTATCGGTGTCATCCGTGATTGGGAGTCAAAGTGGTACGCAGGCAAAGACTATGCTGATCTTTTACACGAAGACCTTAAGGTTCGTGAGTACATCACAAAGCGCTTAAGCGATGCTTCTGTTTCTAAAGTAGAAATCGAACGTGCTGCTAATCGCCTGAACATCACTATCCACACTGCGAAACCAGGAATGGTTATCGGTAAAGGTGGTACTGAGGTTGAAGCACTTCGCAAGTCACTTAACTCATTAACTGGCAAGCGTGTTCACATCAACATTCTTGAAATTAAAAGAGCAGATATCGATGCGAAATTGGTTGCGGAAAACATTGCTCGTCAATTAGAAAACCGCGTATCTTTCCGTCGTGCTCAAAAACAAACTATTCAACGTGCAATGCGCGCTGGCGCTAAAGGTATCAAAACAATGGTATCTGGTCGTTTAGGCGGTGCTGATATCGCTCGTTCAGAATCATACAGCGAAGGAACAGTTCCACTTCATACTCTTCGTGCTGATATCGATTATGCTACAGCTGAAGCTGATACAACTTACGGTAAATTGGGCGTAAAAGTATGGATCTATCGTGGAGAGGTCCTTCCTACGAAGAAGAAAACTGGGGAAGGAGGCAAATAA
- a CDS encoding 50S ribosomal protein L7ae-like protein, with protein MSYDKVLQAKSIIVGTKQTVKALKLGTIDEVVVASDADPRVTAKVVSTAKEMNVPIVYVDSMKKLGKACGIEVGAAAVAISI; from the coding sequence ATGTCTTATGATAAAGTATTGCAGGCAAAAAGTATTATTGTAGGAACAAAGCAAACAGTCAAAGCTCTTAAACTGGGAACAATCGATGAAGTCGTAGTCGCCAGTGATGCTGATCCTAGGGTTACAGCAAAAGTGGTTAGTACAGCGAAAGAGATGAACGTTCCGATTGTGTATGTCGATTCGATGAAAAAACTCGGAAAGGCATGTGGAATCGAAGTTGGGGCAGCAGCTGTTGCCATATCTATTTAA
- the rpsG gene encoding 30S ribosomal protein S7, whose amino-acid sequence MPRKGPVAKRDVLPDPIYNSKLVSRLINKMMTDGKRGKSQAILYSAFDIISERTGKEPMEVFDQALKNIMPVLEVRARRVGGANYQVPVEVRPDRRTTLGLRWLVNYARLRGEKTMEERLANEILDAANNTGASVKKREDTHKMAEANKAFAHYRW is encoded by the coding sequence ATGCCACGTAAAGGTCCTGTAGCAAAAAGAGACGTATTGCCGGATCCGATTTACAATTCAAAGCTAGTTAGCCGTCTGATCAACAAAATGATGACTGATGGTAAGAGAGGTAAATCACAAGCAATTCTTTACTCTGCGTTCGATATTATCAGCGAGCGCACTGGCAAAGAACCAATGGAAGTTTTCGATCAGGCGCTTAAAAACATCATGCCTGTACTTGAAGTTAGAGCACGCCGTGTAGGTGGTGCAAACTATCAGGTGCCAGTTGAGGTGCGTCCTGACCGCCGTACTACTCTTGGTCTTCGCTGGTTAGTAAACTATGCGCGTCTTCGCGGTGAAAAGACTATGGAAGAGCGTTTAGCTAACGAAATCCTTGATGCAGCTAACAACACTGGTGCATCTGTTAAGAAACGTGAAGATACACACAAAATGGCAGAAGCAAACAAAGCGTTTGCTCACTACCGCTGGTAA
- the rpsJ gene encoding 30S ribosomal protein S10: MAKQKIRIRLKAYDHRILDQSAEKIVETAKRSGAAVSGPIPLPTEKSIYTILRAVHKYKDSREQFEMRTHKRLIDIVNPTPQTVDSLMRLDLPSGVDIEIKL, from the coding sequence ATGGCAAAACAAAAAATTCGTATTCGTTTAAAAGCGTATGATCACAGAATTCTTGATCAATCAGCAGAAAAGATTGTTGAGACTGCAAAACGTTCTGGTGCGGCTGTTTCTGGTCCGATTCCATTACCAACTGAAAAGTCTATTTACACAATCCTACGTGCGGTTCACAAGTACAAAGACTCTCGTGAACAGTTCGAAATGCGTACGCACAAACGTCTAATCGACATCGTTAACCCAACACCACAAACGGTTGATTCTCTAATGCGTTTAGACTTACCGTCTGGTGTAGATATCGAAATCAAACTTTAA
- the rplB gene encoding 50S ribosomal protein L2 has product MAIKKYKPTSNGRRGMTVSDFAEITTNQPEKSLLAPLKRKGGRNNQGKLTVRHQGGGHKRQYRIIDFKRTKDGIPGRVATIEYDPNRSANIALINYVDGEKRYILAPKNLQVGMEVMSGPEADIKVGNALPLANIPVGTVIHNIELKPGKGGQLVRSAGTSAQVLGKEGKYVLVRLNSGEVRMILAECRATVGQVGNEQHELINIGKAGRSRWLGKRPTVRGSVMNPNDHPHGGGEGRAPIGRKSPMTPWGKPTLGYKTRKKNNKSDKFIVRRRKK; this is encoded by the coding sequence ATGGCGATTAAAAAGTATAAACCTACCTCTAATGGTCGTCGCGGCATGACGGTTTCTGATTTCGCAGAAATCACGACTAACCAACCAGAAAAGTCTTTACTTGCTCCTTTAAAGAGAAAAGGCGGCCGTAACAACCAAGGTAAGTTGACAGTTCGTCATCAAGGCGGCGGTCATAAACGTCAATATCGTATCATCGATTTTAAACGTACCAAAGATGGCATTCCAGGACGCGTTGCCACAATCGAGTATGATCCAAACCGCTCTGCAAATATTGCACTAATTAACTATGTAGATGGAGAAAAGCGTTACATCCTTGCACCTAAGAACTTACAGGTGGGCATGGAAGTAATGTCTGGTCCTGAAGCAGATATCAAAGTGGGTAATGCACTTCCACTAGCTAACATTCCAGTGGGTACAGTAATCCACAACATCGAATTAAAACCTGGTAAAGGCGGACAATTAGTACGTTCTGCTGGTACTTCTGCACAAGTTCTTGGTAAAGAAGGCAAGTACGTATTAGTTCGTTTAAACTCTGGTGAAGTTCGCATGATTCTTGCTGAGTGCCGTGCGACTGTTGGTCAAGTCGGAAACGAGCAGCACGAGCTTATTAATATTGGTAAAGCAGGTCGTTCACGCTGGTTAGGCAAGCGCCCAACTGTACGTGGATCTGTAATGAACCCTAACGATCACCCACACGGTGGTGGTGAAGGACGTGCGCCAATCGGACGTAAGTCTCCAATGACTCCTTGGGGCAAACCAACACTTGGTTACAAGACTCGCAAGAAGAACAACAAATCAGACAAATTTATCGTACGTCGTCGTAAAAAATAA
- the tuf gene encoding elongation factor Tu, giving the protein MAKAKFDRSKPHVNIGTIGHVDHGKTTLTAAITTVLSKKGGGEARGYDQIDAAPEERERGITISTAHVEYETENRHYAHVDCPGHADYVKNMITGAAQMDGGILVVSAADGPMPQTREHILLSRQVGVPFLVVFMNKCDMVDDEELLELVEMEVRDLLSEYEFPGDDIPVIKGSALKALEGEAEWEAKIEELMAAVDEYIPTPTRDTDKPFMMPVEDVFSITGRGTVATGRVERGQVKVGDVIEIIGLAEEPKSTTVTGVEMFRKLLDYAEAGDNIGALLRGVAREDIQRGQVLAKPGSITPHTKFKAEVYVLSKEEGGRHTPFFTNYRPQFYFRTTDVTGICNLPEGVEMVMPGDNIEMTVELIAPIAIEEGTKFSIREGGRTVGAGVVATITE; this is encoded by the coding sequence ATGGCAAAAGCTAAATTTGACCGTTCAAAACCCCATGTTAACATCGGTACTATCGGACACGTTGACCATGGTAAAACTACTTTAACTGCAGCTATCACAACTGTTCTTTCTAAAAAGGGCGGCGGTGAGGCACGCGGATACGATCAAATCGACGCGGCTCCAGAAGAGCGCGAGCGTGGAATCACAATCTCAACTGCACACGTTGAGTACGAAACTGAAAACCGTCACTATGCACACGTTGACTGCCCAGGTCACGCTGACTATGTTAAAAACATGATCACTGGTGCTGCGCAAATGGACGGCGGAATCCTAGTTGTTTCTGCTGCTGACGGCCCAATGCCACAAACTCGTGAGCACATCCTTCTTTCTCGTCAGGTTGGTGTTCCTTTCCTTGTTGTATTCATGAACAAGTGTGACATGGTTGACGATGAAGAACTACTTGAATTAGTTGAAATGGAAGTTCGTGACCTTCTTTCTGAGTACGAATTCCCTGGTGATGACATTCCTGTAATCAAAGGTTCTGCTCTTAAAGCTCTTGAAGGAGAAGCTGAGTGGGAAGCTAAAATCGAAGAACTTATGGCAGCTGTTGACGAGTACATCCCAACTCCAACTCGTGACACTGACAAGCCATTCATGATGCCTGTTGAGGATGTATTCTCAATCACTGGCCGTGGTACTGTTGCTACAGGACGTGTTGAGCGTGGACAAGTTAAAGTCGGTGACGTTATCGAAATCATCGGTCTTGCTGAAGAGCCAAAATCAACTACTGTAACTGGTGTAGAAATGTTCCGTAAGCTTCTTGACTATGCTGAAGCTGGAGACAACATTGGTGCCCTTCTTCGTGGTGTTGCACGTGAAGATATCCAACGTGGACAAGTACTTGCTAAGCCAGGTTCAATCACTCCACACACTAAGTTCAAAGCTGAAGTATACGTTCTTTCAAAAGAAGAAGGTGGACGTCATACTCCATTCTTCACTAACTACCGTCCTCAGTTCTACTTCCGTACAACTGATGTAACTGGTATCTGTAATCTTCCTGAAGGCGTAGAAATGGTTATGCCTGGAGATAACATCGAAATGACTGTAGAACTAATCGCTCCAATCGCTATCGAAGAAGGTACTAAGTTCTCTATCCGTGAGGGTGGACGTACTGTTGGCGCTGGCGTAGTTGCTACAATCACAGAGTAA
- the rpsL gene encoding 30S ribosomal protein S12: MPTINQLVRKPRQTKSEKSNSPALNKGYNSFKKAQTNVASPQKRGVCTRVGTMTPKKPNSALRKYARVRLTNGIEVNAYIPGIGHNLQEHSVVLIRGGRVKDLPGVRYHIVRGALDTAGVNNRMQGRSKYGAKRPKAAKK, translated from the coding sequence ATGCCTACTATTAATCAATTAGTGCGCAAGCCTCGTCAAACTAAGTCTGAGAAGTCAAACTCACCTGCTCTTAACAAAGGCTACAACAGCTTCAAGAAAGCTCAAACAAATGTAGCTTCACCTCAAAAGCGTGGTGTTTGTACTCGTGTTGGTACAATGACTCCAAAGAAACCGAACTCTGCATTACGTAAATATGCTCGTGTTCGTTTAACAAATGGTATCGAGGTTAATGCTTACATCCCTGGTATCGGGCACAACCTTCAAGAGCACAGTGTTGTTCTTATCCGTGGAGGACGTGTAAAAGACTTACCGGGTGTGCGTTACCACATCGTGCGCGGCGCTTTAGATACTGCTGGTGTTAACAACCGTATGCAAGGCCGTTCTAAATACGGTGCTAAGCGTCCAAAAGCAGCTAAAAAATAA
- the rplP gene encoding 50S ribosomal protein L16: MLLPKRVKYRRVHRGKMRGQSKGGTEVNFGEYGLQALEASWITNRQIESARIAMTRYMKRGGKVWIQIFPHKPYTAKPLEVRMGSGKGAPEGWVAVVKPGKVMFEIAGVSEEIAREALRLAAHKLPVKCKFVKREEIGGESNES; the protein is encoded by the coding sequence ATGTTATTGCCAAAACGCGTAAAATATCGTCGTGTACACCGCGGAAAAATGCGTGGTCAATCAAAAGGCGGAACTGAAGTAAACTTCGGTGAATATGGCCTTCAAGCTCTAGAAGCTTCTTGGATCACTAACCGTCAAATTGAATCTGCACGTATTGCAATGACTCGTTACATGAAACGTGGCGGTAAAGTTTGGATTCAAATTTTCCCTCACAAACCATACACTGCAAAGCCTCTTGAAGTCCGCATGGGTTCCGGTAAAGGTGCTCCTGAAGGATGGGTAGCAGTTGTTAAGCCTGGTAAAGTAATGTTCGAAATCGCTGGTGTATCTGAAGAGATCGCTCGTGAAGCATTACGTCTTGCAGCACACAAACTTCCAGTTAAGTGCAAGTTTGTAAAACGAGAAGAAATTGGTGGTGAATCAAATGAAAGCTAA
- the rplX gene encoding 50S ribosomal protein L24, translating to MHVKKGDKVMVISGKDKGKTGVILAAFPKQSRVLVEGVNIVKKHSKPSQMNPQGGIISQEAPVHVSNVMPVDPKSGEPTRVGYKTVDGKKVRVATKSGEVLDK from the coding sequence ATGCATGTGAAAAAAGGTGACAAAGTTATGGTCATCTCTGGTAAGGATAAAGGCAAAACGGGCGTTATTCTTGCAGCGTTCCCTAAACAAAGCCGAGTGCTTGTTGAAGGAGTTAACATTGTAAAGAAACACTCTAAGCCTTCTCAGATGAACCCGCAAGGCGGAATCATCAGCCAAGAGGCACCTGTTCATGTATCAAACGTTATGCCTGTCGATCCTAAATCTGGTGAACCAACTCGTGTAGGCTATAAAACGGTTGATGGCAAAAAAGTACGTGTTGCAACAAAATCCGGTGAAGTTCTAGATAAATAG
- the rplW gene encoding 50S ribosomal protein L23, whose product MDARDIIKRPVITERSTDIMADKKYTFEVDVRANKTQVKDAVEQIFGVKVEKVNIMNYKGKFKRMGKFGGYTNKRRKAIVKLTAESQEIELFEA is encoded by the coding sequence ATGGATGCACGCGATATCATTAAGCGCCCCGTAATCACTGAACGTTCTACTGACATTATGGCTGATAAAAAATATACGTTCGAAGTTGACGTACGAGCTAACAAGACTCAAGTTAAAGACGCTGTAGAGCAAATCTTTGGCGTTAAAGTTGAGAAAGTTAACATCATGAACTACAAAGGTAAGTTCAAGCGTATGGGCAAATTCGGCGGATACACTAACAAACGCCGTAAAGCGATCGTTAAATTAACAGCTGAAAGCCAAGAAATCGAGCTATTTGAAGCTTAA
- the rpsQ gene encoding 30S ribosomal protein S17: MSERNQRKVYTGRVVSDKMDKTVTVLVETYKKHPLYGKRVKYSKKFKAHDEQNQAKTGDIVRIMETRPLSATKRFRLVEVVEKAVII, translated from the coding sequence ATGAGTGAACGCAACCAACGCAAAGTTTACACTGGACGCGTCGTTTCTGACAAAATGGATAAGACAGTAACGGTTCTTGTCGAAACTTACAAAAAGCATCCACTTTACGGTAAACGCGTTAAGTACTCTAAAAAGTTCAAGGCTCATGATGAGCAAAACCAAGCAAAAACTGGCGATATCGTTCGTATTATGGAAACTCGTCCACTATCTGCGACTAAACGCTTCCGTCTTGTAGAAGTAGTTGAAAAAGCAGTTATTATCTAA
- the rplD gene encoding 50S ribosomal protein L4 codes for MPKVALFNQSGSKVGDIELNDAIFGIEPNQHVLFEAVVMQRASLRQGTHKTKIRSEVAGGGRKPWRQKGTGRARQGSIRSPQWRGGGTVFGPVPRSYSYKLPKKVRRLAIKSALSSKVLEENILVLEGLAFEAPKTKDFKGVLSGLSVDSKALIVTADLDENVALSARNIPGVTVVSASGITVLDVLNHDKLIMTKAAVEKVEEVLA; via the coding sequence ATGCCGAAAGTAGCATTGTTTAACCAAAGCGGATCTAAAGTTGGTGATATCGAACTTAATGATGCGATCTTTGGTATCGAGCCCAACCAGCACGTACTTTTCGAAGCTGTTGTTATGCAAAGAGCTTCATTACGTCAAGGGACTCATAAAACTAAAATTCGTTCTGAAGTAGCGGGCGGAGGACGTAAGCCATGGCGCCAAAAAGGCACAGGCCGTGCACGTCAAGGTTCTATCCGTTCACCACAATGGCGCGGAGGCGGTACTGTATTTGGTCCTGTACCACGCAGCTACAGCTACAAACTGCCTAAAAAGGTTCGCCGTCTGGCAATCAAATCTGCGTTATCTTCTAAAGTTTTAGAAGAAAACATCCTAGTATTAGAAGGCCTTGCTTTCGAAGCTCCTAAAACTAAAGACTTTAAAGGTGTATTATCTGGTCTTTCTGTTGATTCAAAAGCACTTATCGTAACTGCTGACCTAGATGAGAACGTAGCACTATCTGCTCGTAACATCCCTGGTGTAACAGTTGTGTCTGCTTCTGGAATCACTGTTTTAGATGTTTTAAACCATGATAAGCTTATCATGACGAAAGCAGCGGTTGAAAAAGTAGAGGAGGTGCTTGCATAA
- the rpsS gene encoding 30S ribosomal protein S19, whose amino-acid sequence MGRSLKKGPFVDEHLMTKIEKLNETESKQVTKTWSRRSTIFPQFIGHTIAVYDGRKHVPVYITEDMVGHKLGEFAPTRAYKGHGNDDKKTRR is encoded by the coding sequence ATGGGTCGCAGCTTAAAAAAAGGACCTTTTGTTGATGAACATTTAATGACAAAGATCGAAAAGCTTAATGAAACAGAAAGCAAGCAAGTTACTAAAACTTGGTCTCGCCGTTCTACGATCTTCCCACAATTCATCGGACACACAATCGCAGTTTATGATGGTCGTAAACATGTGCCTGTATACATCACTGAAGACATGGTAGGCCACAAGCTTGGAGAATTCGCTCCAACTCGTGCGTATAAAGGCCATGGCAATGATGATAAGAAAACAAGACGTTAA
- the rplV gene encoding 50S ribosomal protein L22, protein MQAKAVARTVRIAPRKARLVVDLIRGKQVGEAVAILNLTPKAASPIVEKVLKSALANAEHNYEMDVNNLVVAQAFVDEGPTLKRFRPRAMGRASQINKRTSHITIVLSEKKEG, encoded by the coding sequence ATGCAAGCTAAAGCTGTTGCAAGAACAGTTCGTATTGCTCCTCGTAAAGCTCGTTTAGTCGTAGATTTAATTCGAGGAAAGCAAGTAGGCGAAGCAGTAGCGATTTTAAACCTTACACCTAAAGCTGCTTCTCCAATCGTAGAGAAAGTTTTAAAATCTGCACTAGCTAACGCTGAGCACAACTACGAAATGGACGTTAACAACCTGGTAGTTGCTCAAGCATTCGTAGACGAAGGACCAACTTTAAAACGTTTCCGTCCTCGCGCTATGGGCCGTGCAAGCCAAATTAACAAGCGCACTAGCCATATTACTATCGTTTTATCAGAAAAGAAGGAGGGATAA